The DNA sequence GGTCTGGCCCTCCTGCACCACCAGGTGGCGGCGCGCCGCCCACTCCTCGACCCGCCCGAGCCCGGTGAAGCGGACGCGCTCCACCAGGTAGGCGCGGGCCGGGATGGCGGTGGGCGCTGCGCCCGCGGCGGACTCGTCCTCGGCCGGGTCACCCGCGCCGGCCGAGCCCGGGTCCGGATCGGCACCGGCCGCGCCCTCCCCGGGCGCCGGGGTCGCCGGGAGGGCGGCGCCAGGCGGCGGCGCGCCTCCGACGGCCGCGGGCTCGATGGCGCCGGGCCGGCCAGGGGCGGCGGCGAGCAGGAGCGCGGCGAGGGCGGCGGCGAGCGGGCGCATGGCGTGATTCTAGCCCCGGTCGCGCCCGGAGGTGCCTGCCATTCGCCCTCCGGTGAAGGAGCGCGGCGGGGGGACGGCTAGAGCGCGCCGCAGGCCAGCCAGGTCCCCAGCAGCGCCCGCTCCGCCTCGGTGGGGCCCGGGATCGGCGCCGGCGGCATGGCGGAGTTGGTCCCGGCCGGCCCCTTGGCGGCGAGCTGATCGATGAGGGCCGCGTGCTCGCGGATGACGGCGATCAGGTCGAAGTTGGCGTGTTGCGGGGCGCCCTGCCGGGCCGCGCCGGTCAGGGCGGAGGCGTGGCAGGTGGTGCAGTGGGTGGAGAAGAAGGTGGCGCCGAAGCTGGCCGGCTCGGCGCCGCCGTCGCCGCCGCCCGTGTAGCGCAGCGTGGACCCGCCGGACGGACAGGTGGCGCCGCTGGTGGGCTGGTCGACGGGCGCGTCCGAGCCACCGCCGCAGGCGCCGAGGAGCAAGGCGAAGGCGGCGAGGATCGGGCGGGTGGCGTGCAGCGAGGGGCGGGACATGTGGCCTCCGGTGGGAAGGGTGCCCCGTGAGGACCCTCGGACCGGACTGGCCGCCCGCCCCAGGTGGGCGGGCCCAGGAGGGTCACCCCAGCCGCCGCAGCGTCACGTAGGCCTGGAGCGCCTCCAGGTCGAGCGGGTCGGCCGCCAGGGCCGCCTCGTAGGAGGCCAGCGCCGCCGGGTCGTTCTTCAGCTTGCGGGCCACCTGCGCCCGGGCCAGGTGGGCCTGGGCCTCCCGCTCCTTGCCGGGGTGGTCGGCCAGGTAGGCGCGCCGGCGCGCCTCGATGACCGCGTGCGGCAGGCCGGCGGCCACGCAGCGGGCCACGCCGCGGAAGTTGCCGCGCGGGGCGTCGTAGCGGAGCCGCTCGGCCGGCGTGGAGAGGTTCTGCTGGGCCAGGTCGAGCCGGGCCAGCAGCGCGGTGGCCCGGGCGTGCTGGTCGGGCCCCTCGGGCCGGGCGCGGATGGCCTCGAGCGCGGCGCGCAGCTCGCGGGCGGCGCGCCGCACCTCGGAGAACTCGGCGTCGTCGGCCAGGCCCAGCAGGCCGTAGTGGGAGGCCACCGGCCGCGCCTCCAGCTGGCGCAGCCGCTCGGCGGGAAGGGTGGGGGCCGGCGCCTGCGGCCGCGGGCCGGCCCGGGTGGCGTCGGCCAGGTCGGTCAGCGCGGCCCGCTGCTCCGGCGTCAGGTCGACCAGCTGCACGGCGAAGCCCGGCGCCATCTTCCACTGCGCCGCGTCGGCCGGAGTGACGTGGCGCACCACCTCGCCGACCAGGGCCACCTTGGCCCGCAGCGCCGGGTGGGCCACGGTGAGCTGGACCCGCCCGAGCAGCGGCGGGAGGTCGCCCTCGGCCCTGACGAAGAGGCCGGCGCGCGTCACCTCGGCGGCCGACAGCAGCCGCGGGGCGGCGCCGCCGAGCAGCTCCACCTGCACCTCGGGCAGCGCCGGCGCCGGCGGTGGCGCAGCGGCGGGCGCCGCCGGGTGGGCGGGTCCGGGTGGGGCGGGCGCGGCGGCGGCGGCCGGGCCGGGGGACGGAGGATCCGCCCGGACCGCGGGCGCGGCGACGGGCGGAGGTGGGGCCGGGACGAGGGGAGGACTGGCCGCCGGGATGGGCGGGGCGGGGGGGGACACCACGGCGGCCGCGGCGGGGCCGGGAACCGGGCGGACGGAGGCCGGCTCGAGCGCGGTCGCCTCCAGCCGGTCCTGGATGGCGCGCAGCGCCGCGCCGACCGAGGCCATGTCGGCGGGGCGGGCCGCCGGGGCCTTCTCCAGCATGCTCAGCACCAGCCGCTCCAGCTCCGGATCCACGCCGGCCGCCACCTCGGAGGGCGCCGGCGGCCGCTGCTGCAGGTGGGCCAGCAGGAGCTGGGTGACGGTGCGCCCCTGGAAGGGCAGGCGGCCGGTGAAGAGCTCGTAGGCGATCACCCCGAGCGCGTAGACGTCGGTGCGGGCGTCGATGGTGCCGTCGTCGCACTGCTCCGGGGCCATGTACTCGGGCGTGCCGACGATGAGGCCGGACTGCGTATCGGCGGCGGCGGCGCCGCCGGCCGCGTTGCGCAGCTTGGCGATGCCGAAGTCCACCAGCTTGACGAAGTCCTTCTTGCCGGCGCGCGCCACCAGGAAGACGTTGTCCGGCTTCAGGTCGCGGTGGACCACGCCCCGCTCGTGGGCGCACTGCAGGGCGTCGCAGAGCTGCTGCAGGACGTCGAGCGCGGCGCGCGGCTCCAGGCGGCCCTGGCGGGCGCGCGCCGTCAAGGTGACGCCGTCCAGGTACTCCATGACGAAGTAGTACCGGTTGGGCGGGAGCAGGCTGAGGTCGTAGATGGCCACGATGTTCTCGTGGCCGATGAGGTTGACCGCCCGCGCCTCGTCGTAGAAGCGGGAGACCACCTGCGGGTTCTCGGCGAGGGACTCGTGGAGGAACTTGACCGCCACCTTGCTGCCGATGACCGGGTGCTCGGCCAGGTAGACGGTGCCCATGCCGCCCCGGCCGAGCAGCCGGACCACCTTGAACGAGCCGACCTGCGAGCCCACCAGGAGGTCGGGGGCCGGCCCGGCCGCCGCGGCCGGCGGCGCGCCGTCCGAGCCGAGGAGGAGGGTGCGGGGGCTGGCGAACGGGTCGTCGCCGGGGACCAGCGGCTGGTCCGCCGGCGGGTCGACGATCTGGGGCGCCGCGGGGCGCTCCATCACCACGGTCCGAGCGAGCCTGGGGCAGGAGGAACCTGCGCCATGCGCTCCCCCGCACAGGGGGCAGGTGATGTCGCCCCCATCGCCGGGGGCGCCCGGTCCATCCACGTTCGCTCCGGAGCTGAAAAAATGAGAGCGTAGCAGAGAAGGGCACCTCGGCCGAATCCGCTTGACGCCTGCCGCAGAAGGCTGCTTCTACCCAGCGAACCACCATGCCAGACAAGAAGATCAAGAAGGCGTCGGTCGCGCGCAAGGCCTCCGTGGCCGGGCTGAAGACCGCTGCGGCGAAGAAGGCTGCGCAGAAGGCGACCGGCAAGAAGAAGGCCGCACCGAAGACGCCAGCGCCGACGAAGGCCGCGCCGAGGAAGGCTGCCCCGAAGCAGGCCGCTCCGAAGAAGGCCGCGCCGACGAAGGCCGCCCCGACCAAGGCCGCCCCCACGAAGGCCGCTCCGAAGAAGGCCGCACCGACCAAGGCCGCTCCGATCAAGGCCGAACCGACGAAGGCCGCCCCGACGAAGGTCGCGCCGACCAAGGCCGCCCCGACGAAGGTCGCCCCGACGAAGGCCGCTCCGACGAAGGCCGCTCCGACGAAGGCCGCTCCGACGAAGGCCGCCCCGACGAAGGCCGCCCCGACGAAGGCCGCCCCGACGAAGGCCGCCCCGACGAAGGCCGCCCCGACCAAGGCCGCGCCACGGACCAGGAAGGCCCCGTCCGCGGAGCGGGCTGCCGCTCCGCCGGCCGGCACCGCCTCCGAGGGCTTCTTCGTGGCCCGGGTCGCCGGCGAGGACGCGGTCCGCGACGCGCCGCGCCCGATGCTGGAGGGGGCCTTCGAGGAGGAGGCCGTCCCCGAGGCGCCCGACGACGAGGGGCTCGGCGACCTGCCCTGGACCTACGGCGACGACACGCTGGTGGCGCTGCCCCGCGATCCGCAGACGCTCTTCCTCTACTGGGACCACGCCCACGCCACGCTGGCAGGCGGCTTCGACGGGCTGGACCACCCGCGCGCCCAGGTCTGGCTCTTCGTCCTGGGCGCCGGCTGGGAGCGGGTGCGGGTCATCGAATTCGCCCTCGAGGCCCGCGGCTACTACGTCCACGACCTCGAGCCGGGGCGGACCTACCGGGCCGAGATCCACCTGGTGGACCGGCGCGGGCAGGAGCGCCTGCTGACCCAGGGCTCGAACCCGACCGCGCTGCCGGCGGTGGGACCGTCGCCGGTGGTGGACGACCGCTTCGTCGCCATCCCGTGGGACCTGCCGCTGCCCACGCTCGTGGGCGCCGGCGCGCCCGGCGGGCCGTTCCCCGAGTCGCTGCGGGCGCTGCTGGCCCGGCTGTCGGACTGGGGCCGCTTCCAGGTGGGCGGGGCGGGCCGCGGCGCGGGCGGGGTGGGCGGGCGGCCCACGTCGCCGCCGGGAGGAGGCGGGCAGGGGGCCCGGCCCAGCTCGCCGTCGTCGCCGTTCGGCCCGTTCGACGGCGGGGGGCGCTAGATGGCCACCGAGCCGAGGGGCTACGTCGCCCTGCACCTGCACGCCCACCTGCCGTTCGTCCGGCACCCGGAGCACGAGGACTTCCTCGAGGAGGACTGGCTCTACGAGGCCATCAGCGAGACCTACCTGCCGCTGCTGCGGGTCTTCGACCGGGCGGCCGACGAGGGGATCCCGTTCCGCATCTCGCTGACCATGTCACCGCCGCTGGTGGCCATGCTGCGCGACGAGCTGCTGATGAGCCGGTACGCCCGGCGCCTCGACAAGCTCTGCGAGCTGGCCGCCAAGGAGGCCCACCGCACCCGCAACGACCCGACCTTCAACGGGCTGGCCCGCCACTACCAGCACGAGTTCGGCGAGCTGCGCACGCTCTTCCACGACCGCTACCACCGCGACCTGGTGGCGGCCTTCCGGCGGCTGGAGGAGGCCGGGCGGCTGGAGCTGCTCACCTGCGGCGCCACCCACGGCTTCCTGCCGCTCATGCAGCAGTACCCGGAGGCGGTGCGGGCCCAGATCGCCGTGGCCGCCACCCACCACCGGCGCCACTTCGGCAAGGACCCGGTGGGCATCTGGCTGCCCGAGTGCGGCTACTTCCCCGGCGTCGAGGCCGTGCTGGCCGAGCAGAACATCCGCTACTTCTTCGTGGACACCCACGGGGTCACCGACGCCACGCCCCGGCCGCGCTACGGGGTCTACGCCCCCATCTACACGCCCTCCGGGCCGGCCGCCTTCGCGCGCGACCCCGAGTCGTCGATGCAGGTCTGGAGCGCGGAGTCGGGCTACCCGGGCGACCCGGACTACCGAGAGTTCTACCGGGACGTCGGCTGGGACCTCGACTTCGAGCACGTCAAGGACTACGTGCAGCCGACCGGCGCCCGCAAGAACGTGGGCATCAAGTACTTCCGCATCACCGGCAAGACCGCCCACAAGGAGCCCTACTCGCCGCAGCGGGCGGCCGAGCGGGCCGCGGCCCACGCCGGCAACTTCATGTACAACCGCGAGCGGCAGGTGGAGCACCTGGCCGCCTCCATGGGCGGGGTCCGGCCCATCGTGGTCTCGCCCTACGACGCCGAGCTCTACGGCCACTGGTGGTACGAGGGGCCGCAGTTCATCGACTACCTCATCCGCAAGGTGGCCTTCGACCAGAAGGTCTTCAAGCTGGCCACCCCGGGCGACTACCTGCGGGAGAACCCGGAGCAGCAGCTGGCCACCCCGCCGCTCTGCTCCTGGGGCGCCGGCGGCTACGCCGGGGTGTGGCTCGACGGCTCCAACGACTGGATCTACCGGCACCTGCACAAGGCGGCCGAGCGGATGATCGCCCTGGCCCGCGACTACCGGCAGCCGGGCCCGCTGGAGCAGCGCGCCCTCAACCAGGCGGCCCGCGAGCTGCTGCTGGCGCAGTCCTCCGACTGGGCCTTCATCATGAAGACCGGCACCATGGTGGAGTACGCCATCCGGCGCACCAAGGAGCACGTGCTGCGCTTCACCCGGCTGCACGACCAGCTGCGCGCCGGCCAGGTCGACGAGACCTGGCTGGCCCACGTGGAGGGGAAGGACAACCTCTTCCCGGAGCTCGACTACCGCGTCTACCAGCCGCGGTAGGCCGCGGCCGCCCGCCCCGGGGCCCCACCGGGGCGCGGCCGCCGCCGCGGGCGTGCGCTAGCCTCGGGCATGGCCCAGACCAGCGCCGACCGCTTCGCTGCCCACGCCCTCGACCTCTTCGCCCCGCTCGGTCCGGGCGTCACGGCGCGGCGCATGTTCGGCGGGCTCGGCTTCTACGCCGCCGGCCGCTTCTTCGCGGTGGGCGACCAGGACGAGGGGCGGCTCTACCTCAAGGTGGACGACCTCACCCGGCCTGCCTTCGAGGCCGCGGGCGGGCAGCCGTTCACCTACACGATGCCCGGCCAGGCGGTCGCGACCATGGCCTACCTCACGCCGCCCGACGCGGCGCTCGAGGACCCGGAGGCGATGCTGCCGTGGGCCCGGCTGGCGCTCGAGGCGGCCGGTCGCGCCGCCGCGGCCAAGGCGGCCAGGGCTGCCAAGAAGCCCAGGGCTGCCAAGAAGCCCAGGGCCGCCAAGAAGCCCAGGGTCGCCAAGGGGGCCTCCGCCCGCAGGCCGCCTGCCTCGCGGCGCCGCCGCTGACTACCCCCTGCCCGCCGCCGCGGCGACCTGCTTGGCCAGGAAGCGGGTCTCGATGCGCCCGCGGTCGCCGCCCGGGTGCAGGGTCAGCGTCAGGCCGGAGGGGCCAGGCGAGGCCAGCGCCGCGATGGCCTTCTGCAGCCCCAGCTCGGCCACCCGCTTGCCCCCCAGCGCCACCACCAGATCCCCGGCCGCCACGCCGGCGCGGTGCAGGCCGCGCCCGGGGGTCACCGACAGCACCCGCAGCAGCGCCCCGCTCGGCACCACCCAGGTGCCGCCCCGCGCCTGCAGGACGACGTCGGCGGCGCCCCGCTCCAGCAGCCAGCGCGCCAGCTGCTTGTCCAGGTCGAGGATGTGGCTGGTCAGCCACTGGATCATCCAGCCGCCGATGAGCTCGCTCATCCCCTCGGTCAGCCCGTCGAGGTCGTAGTCGAAGCGCAGCCGGCCGAAGGCGCGCACGAAGCCGGCGTGGGCCTCGCGGTGGCGCTCGGCCCCCGGGTAGGCGGCCGCCTCCATCATCCGCTCCTCGGTGTCGAAGTGGCTGACGGCGTAGTCGCCGAGGAAGTCGAGGAGCCGCCCGACGGCCGAGGGGTCGGAGGCGAGGGCCCCGAGCAGCCGGTCCACCTGGATGATCAGCTCCTTGTGCTGCGCGTCGATCTCCGCCACCCCGGTGGCGAAGCCATCGGACCAGGTCAGACCCATGGTCATCCCCCCTGCGAGCCCCCCCGGGGCCACGGCGCCGCCCGTCCGCGAGCCCCCCCGGCCCGCCGCGCGCGGCTGCTGCGGCAGGGAGTTTGCCAGCCTCCCGGCCCGGCGGGGAAGCGACGCGCCGACCCGGGCGTTCTCGCGTTGACGGGGGAGGGGCCACCCGCATACCCTCCGCCAGCCCTTTCCCCCGTGGAATTCAAGAGATGGACCAAAAGACCCCCACCGCAGACGACCTCGGCGCGACCGAGCGCGAGATCATCGCCACCCGCCGGGAGAAGGCCGAGGCCCTCCGGGCGCTGGGGGTGAACCCCTTCGGCAACGGGGTGTCCCCGGCCCACCTGGCCGCCGACCTGCACGCCCGCTACGGCGAGCAGCCGGCCGACGAGATCGCCAGGGACCCCGGCGCCTGGTCGGTGGCCGGCCGGGTGCTGGCGGTCCGCAGCTTCGGCAAGGCGGCCTTCCTCAAGGTCCAGGACCGCACCGGCACCATCCAGGTATGGGTGAAGAAGGACAAGGTCGGGGAGCGCGGCTTCGAGGTCTTCAAGCTCCTGGACGTGGGCGACATCGTGGCGGCCGAGGGGCCCGCCACCCGCACCAAGACCGGCGAGCTCACCGTGGAGGCGGCCACCTTCACCATCCTCACCAAGGCCACCCGCCCGCTGCCGGAGAAGTGGCACGGCCTCACCGACGTGGAGCAGCGCTACCGGCAGCGCTACGTGGACCTGGTGGTCACGCCCGGCGTGCGCGAGACCTTCGTCAAGCGCGCCCGCATCGTCTCCACCATCCGGCGCTTCCTGGACGGGCGCGGCTACCTGGAGGTGGAGACCCCCACCCTGCACAAGCCGGAGGAGGCCGGCGGCGCGGCGGCCCGGCCCTTCCAGACCCACCACAACGCGCTCGACCTCGACCTCAAGCTGCGCATCGCCACCGAGCTGCACCTCAAGCGGCTGGTGGTGGGCGGGCTGGACCGCGTCTACGAGATCGGCCGCATCTGGCGCAACGAGGGGATCGACCGGCGCCACAACCCGGAGTTCACCTCCATCGAGTTCTACCAGGCCTTCGCCACCCACGAGGACCTGATGGCCCTCACCGAGCAGCTCTTCCACGAGCTGGCGGTGCAGGTGGCCGGGGCGCCGACCATCACCTTCCAGGGGCAGGCCATCGACCTCACCCCGCCGTTCCCGCGCGTCTCCATGCTGGCGGAGGGGGCGCGCGCCCTGGGGCTCTCGCCGGAGGACGCCCTGGCCGGCCGCGGCCTGGCCGAGGCGCTGGGCCGCGCCGCCGCCCGCGAGAACGACTCGGCGGACGCCTGGAAGCTGGAGCAGGCGGCCAAGCGGACCCCCGGCGAGATCATCGCGGTGGCCTTCGAGGTCTTCTGCGAGCGCCAGCTGCCGAAGGACCGCCCGGCCTTCGTGGTGGACTTCCCGCTGGAGACCTCGCCGCTGTCGCGCCGGCGCGACGCCGACCCCCGCCTGGTGGACCGCTTCGAGCTCTTCGTGGCCGGCATGGAGCTGGCCAACGCCTTCTCCGAGCTCAACGACCCGGCCGACCAGCGGGCCCGCTTCGAGGCCCAGGCCCGGGCCAAGGCGGCCGGCGACGACGAGGCCATGCCCTTCGACGAGGACTTCGTGCGGGCCCTGGAGCACGGCATGCCGCCCACCGCCGGCGAGGGCATCGGCATCGACCGCCTCACCATGCTGCTGACCGACTCGGCGTCCATCCGCGACGTCATCCTCTTCCCGCTGCTCAAGACCCGCGAGTGAGCGGAGGGGCCGGACCGCAGGGGCGCCCGGGCGCCGACGACCTCCACGCCGACCACCCGGTCGCCCCGGTCTTCTCCACCCGCGCCTTCCTGCTGGTGCTGGTGGGGGTGGTGGTGGCGGGCGCCGGCGCCCCGGTGCTGCACGCGGCGCTGGCCGCCCGGGGTGGCCTGCCGGCCGGGCTGGCCACCGGCCTGGCCGCGGGGGGCGCGGGGCTGGTCGGCGCGGCCTTCGGCGCCGCGGCGGCGCTGGTGGGGCGGCGCCTGGCCTTCTACGAGGTGACGGCGGCCGGCCTGCTCTGGACCGCCACGGTGGCGCTGCGGGTGGCGGTGCTGCCGCTGTCGCGCGGCGGCCCGGCGGGCCTGGAGGGGCTGGAGGCGCAGGGCACCCTGGTGGTGGTGCTGGGGCTGCTCTCGGCGGGGGTGCTGGCGGCGGTGGCGGTCTTCATCGGCGCCACCCTGGCCTACCTGCTGGCCGGCTCGGGCCGCCTCGACGCCTCGCTCTCCTTCGAGCTCTACGTGGCGCGCAGCCACCTGCGCCTGTCCCCGCGCACCCTGCTCGGGCTCTTCCTGCTGTGCGTCACCGGGGTGCTGCCCGGCCTGCTGATCCTGCTGGTCCGCTCCCTGGTGGCCGACGCCGCCGAGCGGCGCGCCGAGCGGCGCGGGCTGCTGCACGCCCGGGCCCGCCTGCCGGCCACGCTGCTCATGACCCTCATCTCCATCGGCGGGGTGGCCATCGGGGTGTGGGCGCTCACCGTGGTGCTGTCGGTCATGAGCGGCTTCGAGGCCGACCTGAAGCACAAGATCCTGGGCCACAACGCCCACGGCATGGTGATGAAGTACGGCCAGAACGACTTCACCGACTGGCGCGAGGCGCGCGAGAAGGTGCGCGGCGTCCCGGGCGTGGTGGGGGCCACCCCCTTCCTCTACAACGAGGTGATGATCGCGGCCGGCCAGAACCTGACCGGCGCGGTGGTCAAGGGCATCGACCCGGCCACCATCGGCACCGTCACCGACCTGCCGGCCGCGGTGGAGGAGGGCGAGCTGGCCTGGCTCTCCGAGCCCACCCGGGTGCCCATCTCGCCGGTGCGCGACGCCGCGGCGCCGCCCCCGGCCGGCCCGCTGCCGGCCATCGTCATCGGGCGCGAGCTGGCCCGCAGCCTGCGGGTCTTCGTGGGCGACCAGGTCAGCGTGGTCTCGCCCTTCGGCGACCTCGGGCCGGCCGGCCCGCAGCCCAAGAGCCGCCTCTTCCGGGTGGCCGCCCTCTTCTACAGCGGCATGTACGAGTACGACGCCAAGTTCGCCTACCTGGAGCTGGCCGAGGCGCAGCGCTTCTTCGCCACCGGCGACGCCGTCACCGGCCTGGAGCTCAAGGTGAAGGACGTCGACGCGGCGCGCGGCGTGCTGGCGCGGGTCCAGGCCGCGCTGGGCGGCTACCCCTACCGCACCAAGGACTGGGGCGAGCTCAACCGCAACCTCTTCTCCGCCCTGCAGATGGAGAAGCTGGTGATGGCGGTGATCCTGGGCTTCATCGTGCTGGTGGCCAGCTTCATCATCGTGGCCACCCTGATCATGCTGGTGCTGGAGAAGACCCGCGAGATCGCGGTGCTCAAGTCGATGGGCGCCGGGGTGCCGGGCATCATGAAGATCTTCGTGGCCGAGGGGCTGACCATCGGCGCGGTGGGCACCTTCTTCGGCCTGGTGCTGGGGCTCGGCACCTGCCTGCTGGTGGACCGGGTGGGCATCCCGCTCGACCCGGAGGTCTACTACATCTCCAACCTGCCGGTGCTCATGGACCCCGGGCAGTTCGGCCTGGTGGCGCTCATGAGCGTGGCGCTGGCGTTCCTGGCCACCATCTACCCGGCCACCAAGGCCGCCCGGCTCAGGCCGGTCGACGGCCTGCGGAGCGAGTGATGGGCGCCCCCTTCGTCAGCGTGCAGGGGCTCGGCAAGACCTACCTGATGGGCGGCCGCCGCCTGGAGGTGCTGCGCGGCATCGACCTCACCATCGAGGCCGGCGAGCTGGTGGCGCTGACCGGGCCCTCCGGGGCCGGCAAGAGCACCTTCCTGCACGTGCTCGGCACCCTCGACGCGCCCAGCGCCGGCCGGGTGCTCTTCGACGGGGTGGACGTCTTCGCCCGCGGCGAGGAGGACCTGGCCACCTTCCGCAACGGCACGGTGGGCTTCGTCTTCCAGAGCCACCACCTGCTGCCCGAGTTCACCGCGCTGGAGAACGCCATGATGCCGGCGCTCATCCGCCGGGTGCCGCGCGCCGAGGCGGCGACGCGGGCGGCCGAGGTGCTGGCGCTGGTGGGCCTGGCCGACCGGCAGGGCCACCGGCCCGGCGAGCTCTCCGGCGGGGAGCAGCAGCGGGTGGCGCTGGCCCGGGCCCTCTGCCTCTCGCCCCGCCTGCTGCTGGCCGACGAGCCCACCGGCAACCTCGACCCGCGCACCGCCGAGGGCATCCACGCCCTGCTCTACGACCTGAACGCCCGCCTCGGGGTCACCGCCGTGGTGGTCACCCACAACGAGCGGCTGGCCGACGCGCTGCCGCGCCGCCTGCGCCTGGCGGCGGGGCGCCTGGAGTGAGAAACCCTTTGAGCCTCCGCGACCTTTGCACTAGATTCCGCCGTTCCGTGGAGCCCCGACCCCGCCGCGTCCGGCCGCTGGCCGCCGCCCTGGCCCTCGCCCTGCTGGCGCCGGTGGCCCTGGCCGAGGACGCGCCGCGCGTCGCCGAGGTGGTGGTGGAGGGGAACCGCCGCGTCGAGGGCGACGCGGTGCGCGCCCTGGTGACCCGCAAGGGCAGCCCGGTGGAGATGGCCCGCCTCGACAACGACCTGCGCGCCCTCATGAAGCTCGGCTTCTTCGAGGACGTGGTGGTGGAGCTGGCCGGTCCGCCCGAGCGCCCGGTGCTGGTCTACCGGGTGGTGGAGCGGCGCACCGTCAAGGAGGCCACCATCGTCGGCAACGAGGCCCTCTCCAGCGAGGACCTCAAGGACACCGTCGAGGTGAAGCCCTTCTCGATGCTGGACCCGGTGGCCATCCGCAAGGACGTGAAGAAGATCCAGGAGAAGTACGTCGAGAAGGGGTACTTCCTGGCCGAGGTGACCTCCCGGGTGGAGCCGCTGCCCGACGACCAGGTGGCGGTGCGCTACCTGGTGGACGAGAAGGCCAAGGTGGAGGTGCGGGAGATCCGCTTCGTGGGCAACCGCAAGGTGACCAGCGCCACCCTCAAGGCCTCGATGCTGACCCAGGAGGGCAGCCTGATGGCGCTGCTCTCCTCCGGCGGCACCTACCGCGAGGACATGTTCCAGCGCGACCTGGCGGTCCTCTCCGGCGTCTACCTGGACCTGGGCTACATCAACGCCAAGATCGGCAAGCCGGCGGTGGCCCTCTCGCCCGACAAGCGCGGCCTCTTCGTCAGCATCCCGGTGGAGGAGGGCGAGCAGTTCACGGTGGGCAAGCTGGAGTTCGCCGGCGACCTGATGGGCCAGGAGGGCAAGCTGCGGCTGCTGCTGCAGTCGCGCTCCGGCGAGCTCTTCGCCCGCAGCCGCATCGGCGCCGACCTCTTCGCGGTGGGCGACGTCTTCAAGGACCTGGGCTACGCCTACGCCAACGTCACCCCGCTCACCGCCCTGGACCCGGCGCGCCGCATCGTCGACATCACCTTCGAGGTGGCGCCCGGCCTGAAGTGCCGCTTCGAGCGCATCGACGTCATCGGCAACGACAAGACCCGCGACAAGGTGGTGCGCCGCGAGCTGCGCATCTACGAGGGCGAGACCTTCGGCGGCACGGCCCTCAAGATCTCCAAGGCGCGCGTCACCGCCCTGGGCTTCTTCGAGACGGTGGAGATCACCACCGCCAGGGGCAGCGCCGAGGACCTGATCGTGGCCACGGTGGAGATCAAGGAGAAGGCCACCGGCTCCTTCCAGCTGGGGGCCGGCTACTCCTCCTACGAGAACTTCATCCTGACCGGGCAGATCTCCCAGCAGAACTTCCTGGGCTGGGGCCAGACC is a window from the Anaeromyxobacter sp. genome containing:
- a CDS encoding c-type cytochrome, which codes for MSRPSLHATRPILAAFALLLGACGGGSDAPVDQPTSGATCPSGGSTLRYTGGGDGGAEPASFGATFFSTHCTTCHASALTGAARQGAPQHANFDLIAVIREHAALIDQLAAKGPAGTNSAMPPAPIPGPTEAERALLGTWLACGAL
- a CDS encoding DUF1957 domain-containing protein yields the protein MATEPRGYVALHLHAHLPFVRHPEHEDFLEEDWLYEAISETYLPLLRVFDRAADEGIPFRISLTMSPPLVAMLRDELLMSRYARRLDKLCELAAKEAHRTRNDPTFNGLARHYQHEFGELRTLFHDRYHRDLVAAFRRLEEAGRLELLTCGATHGFLPLMQQYPEAVRAQIAVAATHHRRHFGKDPVGIWLPECGYFPGVEAVLAEQNIRYFFVDTHGVTDATPRPRYGVYAPIYTPSGPAAFARDPESSMQVWSAESGYPGDPDYREFYRDVGWDLDFEHVKDYVQPTGARKNVGIKYFRITGKTAHKEPYSPQRAAERAAAHAGNFMYNRERQVEHLAASMGGVRPIVVSPYDAELYGHWWYEGPQFIDYLIRKVAFDQKVFKLATPGDYLRENPEQQLATPPLCSWGAGGYAGVWLDGSNDWIYRHLHKAAERMIALARDYRQPGPLEQRALNQAARELLLAQSSDWAFIMKTGTMVEYAIRRTKEHVLRFTRLHDQLRAGQVDETWLAHVEGKDNLFPELDYRVYQPR
- a CDS encoding TfoX/Sxy family protein, producing the protein MAQTSADRFAAHALDLFAPLGPGVTARRMFGGLGFYAAGRFFAVGDQDEGRLYLKVDDLTRPAFEAAGGQPFTYTMPGQAVATMAYLTPPDAALEDPEAMLPWARLALEAAGRAAAAKAARAAKKPRAAKKPRAAKKPRVAKGASARRPPASRRRR
- a CDS encoding DUF4912 domain-containing protein; translation: MPDKKIKKASVARKASVAGLKTAAAKKAAQKATGKKKAAPKTPAPTKAAPRKAAPKQAAPKKAAPTKAAPTKAAPTKAAPKKAAPTKAAPIKAEPTKAAPTKVAPTKAAPTKVAPTKAAPTKAAPTKAAPTKAAPTKAAPTKAAPTKAAPTKAAPTKAAPRTRKAPSAERAAAPPAGTASEGFFVARVAGEDAVRDAPRPMLEGAFEEEAVPEAPDDEGLGDLPWTYGDDTLVALPRDPQTLFLYWDHAHATLAGGFDGLDHPRAQVWLFVLGAGWERVRVIEFALEARGYYVHDLEPGRTYRAEIHLVDRRGQERLLTQGSNPTALPAVGPSPVVDDRFVAIPWDLPLPTLVGAGAPGGPFPESLRALLARLSDWGRFQVGGAGRGAGGVGGRPTSPPGGGGQGARPSSPSSPFGPFDGGGR
- a CDS encoding bacteriohemerythrin; the protein is MTMGLTWSDGFATGVAEIDAQHKELIIQVDRLLGALASDPSAVGRLLDFLGDYAVSHFDTEERMMEAAAYPGAERHREAHAGFVRAFGRLRFDYDLDGLTEGMSELIGGWMIQWLTSHILDLDKQLARWLLERGAADVVLQARGGTWVVPSGALLRVLSVTPGRGLHRAGVAAGDLVVALGGKRVAELGLQKAIAALASPGPSGLTLTLHPGGDRGRIETRFLAKQVAAAAGRG
- a CDS encoding serine/threonine protein kinase is translated as MERPAAPQIVDPPADQPLVPGDDPFASPRTLLLGSDGAPPAAAAGPAPDLLVGSQVGSFKVVRLLGRGGMGTVYLAEHPVIGSKVAVKFLHESLAENPQVVSRFYDEARAVNLIGHENIVAIYDLSLLPPNRYYFVMEYLDGVTLTARARQGRLEPRAALDVLQQLCDALQCAHERGVVHRDLKPDNVFLVARAGKKDFVKLVDFGIAKLRNAAGGAAAADTQSGLIVGTPEYMAPEQCDDGTIDARTDVYALGVIAYELFTGRLPFQGRTVTQLLLAHLQQRPPAPSEVAAGVDPELERLVLSMLEKAPAARPADMASVGAALRAIQDRLEATALEPASVRPVPGPAAAAVVSPPAPPIPAASPPLVPAPPPPVAAPAVRADPPSPGPAAAAAPAPPGPAHPAAPAAAPPPAPALPEVQVELLGGAAPRLLSAAEVTRAGLFVRAEGDLPPLLGRVQLTVAHPALRAKVALVGEVVRHVTPADAAQWKMAPGFAVQLVDLTPEQRAALTDLADATRAGPRPQAPAPTLPAERLRQLEARPVASHYGLLGLADDAEFSEVRRAARELRAALEAIRARPEGPDQHARATALLARLDLAQQNLSTPAERLRYDAPRGNFRGVARCVAAGLPHAVIEARRRAYLADHPGKEREAQAHLARAQVARKLKNDPAALASYEAALAADPLDLEALQAYVTLRRLG